GATCCGCTTTTATTCGCACTCAAACTCACGGCGTTAAGCCTTCGTCTGGATTGATTCTATAAACCTCTATATTTTGATCAAAAATCCCACACTCCATTAACACTGAGATATGGGGAAAACGTTGGGAGAATTGGGTCTCTCAGGGTTTTCTGAATAATCGGTGTGATAGCTGAATTTCCCCGGAAAACGGGGAATTCTATGTTCGTTGGGTTCGATTCCCAAAACACATCGCCTGTTTACGTTCGGCGGCATGGGCGAGGCAAGCGCGTAAATCTTCCTCGGTCAACTCTGGGAAATCAGAAAGTCTTACAGTGTGGCTCATGCAATTGGCCAGTCTAGTACGTCCGCCACGTACGCAGGGGCGCCCGCTGCGTTTGCCCGGCTCGATGGCAATGCGCTCTTTGTAGTCCGACGAGAGGGGAATTGATCACAAGCACATTGGGTTTGCGCGTCACTTCTCCAACTTCTCCAAAAAGGCGCGGCAGCTGAAGGCGACGAACATGGCGAGATCTTTGTCGCCGGGGAGGACGACGGTGGCGGGGGTGTCAGGCGGGCGAATGGTTTCGGCGCGCTTGAGGGCGGCGGCCATGGGCTTGATTCGATTATTGTTTCATATCATCCAGAAACTCTGATTGCGGATTGACTGCAGTCACAAATAACCTGTCGCGTGCGCGGGTGCAGGCTACGTAGAGTAGATGCCTTTCGGTGTTGTAAACATCCTCGAGGTCGGCGGTGTCGGCGACGGTTTCGATGCGTTCCTGAAGCGGGATTACTTCATCATCGCAGGCCATCACCGCCACAGCCCGGAATTCCAGTCCCTTGGCCAGATGCATCGTGCAGATGTTAATGGCGGCTTCTTCGAAGTTCACGGCATCATCCAGCTCACTCCATTTCAAGCTGGCAGATTGAATCGCTTCCTTGGCCCGATTCACCTGTGCAGCGGATCTTACAAAAACACCGATTTCTGACTGGTGAAATCCGTTTGCATCCAATTCTTTCAACCAATGGCCAACAGCGATTATTTCCTCTTCTGCTGTGTCAAACGCGTCGAATTGAGGTTCTGGGCCGTTGAAGACGGAAACGGTTCCGCGGCGGTCTTCGGTGTTTCCATCCACATCTTGAAATTCAGGAGGCAACAATTGGTCGGCTTGTTTTCTAATTTGGTGGGACGTCCGGTAGTTGATGCGCAAGGTATTGGAGCGGCCGCGCACATCCACACCCAGTGCCAGCCAGGAAAATGGCGGTTGAAAGATCCGCTGGCCCAGGTCGCCGGCGAAAAAGAGACTGTTGGACCGGCCGCCACCGAGAGCTGCCAGAAAGCGCAATTGCGGCACGGTTAAATCCTGCGCCTCGTCCACCACGGAAAATTCAAACGGCGCATTGCCCGCTTCTGACAGGTGGTTGGCAAGACGAACAAACAACCCGGCTTGGGTGGTCAGTCCTTCTCCCGCCAGCTTTTTCCGGACCTTTTCGAACATCCCCCAGAGGATGTTCCGTTGGGTTTCGGCCAATCGAGTTTTCCGGCCCAATCGTTGGACGTCACGATAGGCTTCCCACGATTCGATTTGCCAGGCGTCCACCACCTGTTCCCATTCTTCCCAGAGAAATTTCTGGGTGAACCGTGACTCGGTCACTTCATTCGAAGCATCCGAAATCAAGTCCCGGATGCGTTCTCCGTCCGCCAATTCCATCTTTCCCCAGTTGGCCGTTGCGATGCGTTGAGCGATGGAGTCAATCGACTGCACTTCCAATCGCTCAGCAATCCTCGGCTCATTGCCGGCCAAACGTTGCAAGCGGGTCTTCAAGGCAGACGCCAAGGCATTGGAGAAAGTCGTCAGCAACACCCGGGCTTCGGGATTTTTTCGTGCCAAGTAAACCGCGCGGTGCAATGCCACGATTGTTTTGCCCGTGCCGGCCGAGCCCGCCACCCGCGCCGGGCCGTTGTATTCGCGTTCCACCAATAGCCGCTGGGCGGGGTGGAGAAACACCGTCCACTTGTCCCATGGAAACTCCAACGCGCGTTCCAGTTCCTCCTTGTTGCTCATCACGCGGAAACGGCGCTGCGCATCGGGATGATCAAACGGATCCGCATCCGGCGCCATCGGCTCGGGCATCACCGGCTTGCCGCCCACGGCCATTTCCAGCAACGCCTCCGACGCCTCGGGGGGAAGATGATCAGCCAATTCCAGAATCGAATCCTCGTCAGCTTGCCGGATGTCCGCGATCCATTCTTCCGGCACGCCGTAGCCGAGCAATTCCTCCTTCGGTGTGTCCGCAAACAATTTTGGCTTGGGTGGAGCCTCTTGCACGGCTTCCACATAAACGGGGATTGTGATTTCCTTCACCAACTCCCGCACCTCCACAATCTGCGCCGCGCCGGTCTTGGGGTGCTTCTCGACTTTGCGCCGCTCAGCCCAGTGGTAGGCGTCATCGTGATGGCCCACGAAGCAGAGCATCATGCTGGACTCCAATTTGTGAATGATCGCCCGGATGTCCCGGCTGACGCGCACGGACCAGAAATTTTTATCCTTGGATTTATCCAGCCGGTGAAACTTCATCCCCGGGTTGGCCGGATTCAATTGCAAATCAAACGCCGTGGTCTTCACCGCCTTTTGCTCATCACCCGTGAGCTTGGCGAGGCTGTTCTGAAACGTGTCTGCAATGCGGAAATCCATGAGGCTCAACTCAATTCGAGATCATCTAACAATTTGCCCGCGAACTTTGGCAGCACTTTGCCCAAGCGAAGCAACACATCCTGCTCATCTAATCCGCGCTTGGCGGCAATCGCGGCAATTCGGCTCACCACTTGTGAAGGCTCCATGGCATAAAGAACCAGCAAATAATCATCCGGATGCGACACCTCTATTGACCATGGAGCCAATGATGCTTCGGGGAAATCCTTGGTGTTGAAAGTGAGAATCAGGAAGCTACCCGCTCGGACGGCGGCCGCCAGTACATGCCGGTCTTTCTCATCATTGGTCAGCGTGGGCACGATATGTCCGTAATCATCCACTGCCGCTTGAGGAAATGCCTTTCGCAATTCTAATTGAAACGAATCCGCCAACTTTTCGGGCCAGTCCAAGACATCGACATGCACCCCTCTCACTTCGTCCAAAATTTCCGTGGACCAAACCGGCAGATACTGGCGGGGACGCTCGGCGAGCTTCAGCAGCAAATCGCATACCCCAAAATTGGCCAACACACAGGCGTCCAGCACCACCTTGAAGTCAGCCTTCATTATCCGCCGGTATATTCCGATTCATAGCGTCCGGCTTTGTCCACGGTTTCAGCCAAGCCATCCAGCACTCCCCGCCGTTCCTTGTCCCGCTTTGCCTCAAAGGCCAACAGATTCTTGAAGGTCACCCGGCGGTGAGAGCCCACTTTGTGAAAGCCGATCTTCCCCTCTTCCAGCAGGTTCACAAAATGCTGGCGCGACATCCCCAAGTGATCAGCCGCCGCCTGGGTTGTGAAGGTTTCATCTTCCGGGATCATCATGACTGCACGCTGTTCACTCATCAACCGGATTAGCCGCTCAATGTGTTGGAAAAAAACCTCCGGAATCTCCGTGCGATTGCCTTGATCATCGATCAGCGCCACATGGCCTGGCCGGGCAATCGCCGTCACCAATTCTTCGATCACTTCCGGAGACATCAGCGAAGGATCCAATCGGTTGTTTCTATTTGTAATCATAACGGGCAAACCAACCTAGCACACCCTCACCGTACCGCAAGCAAATAATCGCTATAAACGCTAATCCACTTTGAACACCTTCATTACTTCATCTCCCAAGTGGTTGATCACTTTCACGGCGATGCGGCCGGATTCGGGTTTGTCGAAGGGGCGGCTGAGGTCGCTGTTCAGGGTGGCCCAGGCTTCCTCGTTGATCTCTGCTTTTAGCGTGGTTTTCAGTGACTTGTACGGGTCATTGGCGCCGAGGAAATAGGCTTGGCGCACGAAAAAGCTTTCCTCGTTGTAATCCGTGTCGATGAGCCAGCAGGCGATGCCGGCGGCGCTGTCGCTGATCACCTCGCCGGTCTGCGGCTTGAAGACGTCCACGCCGTTGATCTTCACTTAGATTTGGCCATCCTCCGCGTCCTGCACGTCGATGTCCGGCTCGCCGAAGATGACGAAGAGGTTGCCCTTGCCGGTGTTTTTCAAATCCTCCGCCATGTGCAGGTCCGCGTTCATGCGGGCCTTGAGGATGGGCACTTTGCCGAGGCTTTGGAAATCGGATGCGTGGGCGTCGTAGTTGAAGGCGCAGGCGATGAGGGCGTCGAAGCCTGCATCGGCGGCCTCGCGGGCGGCGGCCACCAAATCCGCCCGGGCCACGGTGCCGAATTCCGGGCCGATGAAGATGCCCGCGCGCTTTACCGGCGCATTCTCCGAGTCGCTCTCCGTGTAGCGGCCCTCCGCGCAGATGTAATCGCCCGGCCAACCGTTCAACGAAGTGAAATCCAGCTTGTCCTCCTTGTGCGCCTGCTGCACGCCGGCCATTTTCAGGTTCTCCAAAATGATCGCCGCGAAGTCGCGCGCCGCGCCAAAGCCCAGCTTGTCCTCGGCCAGATTGCCGTCGATCAATTCATCCTCCTCATTCACACCCAAGACGCGGTGGGGCGAAAGGCTCTCCACCGTGAACGGCCCGGCCACGCGCACCTTGGATTTGTCCTCGTACGGCTTGTCGTAGAGATGCTCGAAATCCGCCTTGGCCGCGATGGAGGCATCGATCTCCTGCTGCCGGGCGATGCGTTGCTGCCACCATTGTTCGTGCGTTGCCTTGGCCGCGCTTGGCCAAGCGGTATCGGCTTCCCGTGGGATTTCCCATTCCTGCCAGCATTCGCCCAGCGCTTGGTTGAGCTGTTCGCGGAGCGGCTGGAGCGTCTCCTGAAACTTGTCCCAGATCACGTCGATCTCGGCGTTGTTGGCGATGGATTTGAGCGTGATGTGCGGCACGCGATCGTAAACGAATCCCTGCCGCACGAGGCCGTGCGTGGCCGCTTCGGACGGAGCAGAGCGGCTGACTTCGGCTTCCTTCGCTTGCCCTTCGCGGCTGTCGGCCAGCAGGTAGTACGGATAGCGAGCGCCCATGATGCGAGCGCGGGCCAGCGCCAGCGCGACACGCGACGTATCGATCGTGATCCACCGCCGGCCCCATTGTTCGGCGACGTAAGCGGTCGTGCCGGAGCCGCAAGTTGGATCGAGAACCAAGTCGCCGGGATCGGTCGCCATCAGCAAGCAACGCGCCACCAGTCGCGGTGATGTTTCCACGACGTACCGTTTGTCTGTCGCTCCGCCGAGGTCATCCCAAATGTTGTGGATGGCGTATGCTGCGAAGTCGTCGATCCGTCGGAGATAACGGATGGAACTCTTGAGTGGCATGACTCGCCCGGCAGACTTCAGGCGTTCCATTCCCGCTTCGCTCGTTTTCCACCGCGTTTGCATCGTCGGGCGATAAGTCTTTGCCGCAACTTCAACAGGAAACCACGACGCGGCACCTTCGCCCTTTTCTCGTCCCATGCTCGCCGACTGAAGATCGGAAGATGTGTAAAACACTTCTCCGGTTTTCAACGGCGTAATTCCAGACTTTTCTTCCTTCGTTGCTGGACGCCGCGAACCGTCCGACAGCAAAACGCCGGAGTAGTGACTTACGCCGTCCTGACCTACGACTTTTTCGTGATACAGTTGGCGATACTTGGTCGCTTCCCGTCTCTTGGCAAACCATAGAACATAGTCTGCCACGCCTGATAAGTAGTCGTTGGTAGACGACGTCGTTTTCGAGACGGAAATCAGAGAAATGAAATTGTCTTCCCCGAAGATTTCATCCATTAGTGCTCGCACTCGATGGACGTTTTCGTCCCCAATTTGCACAAACACCGATCCTTGATCTGAAAGCAAATCCCTCGAGGCAGTCAGCCGATCGCGGAGATACGTCAGATACGAGTGAATCCCATCTCGCCACGTATCGCGAAACGCCTTGACCTGTTCCGGCTCGCGGGTGATGTGATCGGCCTTGCCGTCCTTCACGTCGCGGCTGGTCGTGGACCACTGGAAGTTGCTGTTGAACTTGATGCCGTAGGGCGGGTCGATGTAGATGCACTGGACGCGTCCTCTGAGGCCTTCGCGTTCGGCCAGCGACGCCATCACTTGCAGGCTGTCGCCCAGAATCATGCGGTTCGTCCAGTTCTGATCGTGCTGGTAAAACTCGGTCTGGGCGGCCTCATCGGGCGCGCCATTGAAATCGGAGAAGAGATCGATCTGCGCCTCGGCGGCGTGTTCGCCGGCCTCGGTGCGCCGCAGGAGGTCGTCGATGAGCACCTTGGGGTGGACCTTTTCCTGAATGTAAAGCGGCGGCGCCGGCACGACGAGGTCGCTCCAATCCTG
This region of Limisphaerales bacterium genomic DNA includes:
- a CDS encoding DUF433 domain-containing protein; its protein translation is MPLSSDYKERIAIEPGKRSGRPCVRGGRTRLANCMSHTVRLSDFPELTEEDLRACLAHAAERKQAMCFGNRTQRT
- a CDS encoding DEAD/DEAH box helicase encodes the protein MDFRIADTFQNSLAKLTGDEQKAVKTTAFDLQLNPANPGMKFHRLDKSKDKNFWSVRVSRDIRAIIHKLESSMMLCFVGHHDDAYHWAERRKVEKHPKTGAAQIVEVRELVKEITIPVYVEAVQEAPPKPKLFADTPKEELLGYGVPEEWIADIRQADEDSILELADHLPPEASEALLEMAVGGKPVMPEPMAPDADPFDHPDAQRRFRVMSNKEELERALEFPWDKWTVFLHPAQRLLVEREYNGPARVAGSAGTGKTIVALHRAVYLARKNPEARVLLTTFSNALASALKTRLQRLAGNEPRIAERLEVQSIDSIAQRIATANWGKMELADGERIRDLISDASNEVTESRFTQKFLWEEWEQVVDAWQIESWEAYRDVQRLGRKTRLAETQRNILWGMFEKVRKKLAGEGLTTQAGLFVRLANHLSEAGNAPFEFSVVDEAQDLTVPQLRFLAALGGGRSNSLFFAGDLGQRIFQPPFSWLALGVDVRGRSNTLRINYRTSHQIRKQADQLLPPEFQDVDGNTEDRRGTVSVFNGPEPQFDAFDTAEEEIIAVGHWLKELDANGFHQSEIGVFVRSAAQVNRAKEAIQSASLKWSELDDAVNFEEAAINICTMHLAKGLEFRAVAVMACDDEVIPLQERIETVADTADLEDVYNTERHLLYVACTRARDRLFVTAVNPQSEFLDDMKQ
- a CDS encoding PIN domain-containing protein; this translates as MVLDACVLANFGVCDLLLKLAERPRQYLPVWSTEILDEVRGVHVDVLDWPEKLADSFQLELRKAFPQAAVDDYGHIVPTLTNDEKDRHVLAAAVRAGSFLILTFNTKDFPEASLAPWSIEVSHPDDYLLVLYAMEPSQVVSRIAAIAAKRGLDEQDVLLRLGKVLPKFAGKLLDDLELS
- a CDS encoding helix-turn-helix domain-containing protein, which gives rise to MIPEDETFTTQAAADHLGMSRQHFVNLLEEGKIGFHKVGSHRRVTFKNLLAFEAKRDKERRGVLDGLAETVDKAGRYESEYTGG